The DNA segment AAGCATTCTTGATGTGGCTGATAAAGAGCTTGTTACAATAAGAGGGCTCAGAACATTGTCTCCCAGGAATAAAATGTACAAGGGAGTCTATAAGGGAAGTCAGGAGGAACGGGATAATGCTTACCACCAGGGAACTGTATGGCCATGGCTCTTTGGACCATTCTGTGAAGGATGGCTGAAAGTCTATGGGAAGCAGGGCGTTCAGAAGGTAAAGAACCTTATATTCGGACTTGAGGCTGTGATGAATGAGCATGGAATAAGTACAATTTCTGAGATATATGACGGAGATCCTCCTCATGCACCCCAGGGATCAATTTCCCAGGCATGGAGTGTTGGTGAGGTATTGAGAATTATGGATCTTCTTGAAACAAAGTATTCGAACTAATAACTGAGGTAGCATATGCGAGTGTTAATGTTTGGATGGGAATTTCCTCCACATATCTCCGGGGGATTAGGTACTGCCAGCTATGGTCTGACCAAAGGCATGGCTACGCTCGATGACCTCGAGGTGATCTTTGTGGTTCCAAAGGCATGGGGAGACGAGGATCAGAGTATGGTGAGGCTTGTCGGGGCAAATAAAGTGCCGGTAGCTTTCAGAAAGGTCTTTTACAAAGGATTCAGATACCCGCTGGAAAAAATTGAAGTCTCCTCAAAAATTGTACCCTATACAGATCCTGAAGATTTCTGGAAAGTAGCGAGGTCGGAGGTTTCCGGATATAGCCTTTTTATTCAGACAAACAGCAAGGGAACAGTCGACTTCTCCGGACGGTATGACGGTTCACTAATGGATGAGATCAATAAATATGCTGTTGTTGCCTCTGTTATAGCCGAGGAGAATGAGTTTGATGTGATACACGCTCACGACTGGCTTGCTTATCCTGCCGGTATGGCAGCAATGGAGGTTTCAGGTAAACCTTTGGTTATACATGTGCATGCCACCGACTTTGACCGCAGCGGCGGAAATGTTAATCCTGATGTTTACCGGATTGAGAAAAGCGGGATGGATGCCGCTTCCAAAATTATCACGGTAAGCAACTTAACCCGCGATATAGTTATAAACAAATACAATATTCATCCCGATAAAGTAGAGACGGTTTATAATGCTGTTGAACCTGTTAAGATCTCGGAAAACCTTACTATTCATAAAGGTTTTGATGAAAAAGTGGTTACATTCCTCGGCAGGATAACAATGCAAAAAGGACCCGAATACTTCATTGAAGCAGCATATAAAGTGCTGAAAGTTATGGATAACGTGAGGTTTGTTATGGCTGGTTCAGGCGACATGATGGAAAGAATGATGAGGAGGGCTGCAGCTTTAAAAATCACTGACAGATTTCACTTTACCGGATTTCTGCGTGGTTCCGATGTTTTCAGAATGCTCGATATGAGCGATGTATATATTATGCCATCAGTTTCAGAGCCGTTCGGAATATCTCCTCTGGAAGCAATGCAGTCGAATGTGCCGGTAATCATAAGCAAACAATCGGGTGTAGCGGAAATCCTTACTCATGCAGTTAAAACAGATTTCTGGGACATTGATGCAATGGCCGATGCAATCTATGGTATCCTTAACTATCCGGCTCTCTCCAACATGTTCATAAAGAACGGGAAAGAGGAGGTTATAAGGTTAAAGTGGGATAATTCAGCACGACATGTTCGTGATATATATTACAGGGTTACCGAGAATAATAAGAATTAAGATATGAGTGTTTCTACCAAAAAAGCAATTTGCCTCTATTTTCAGGTTCATCAACCTTTCAGGCTAAAAAGGTACAGATTTTTTGACCTTGGACATGACCACTATTACTATGATGATTACTCGA comes from the Bacteroidales bacterium genome and includes:
- a CDS encoding glycosyltransferase — protein: MRVLMFGWEFPPHISGGLGTASYGLTKGMATLDDLEVIFVVPKAWGDEDQSMVRLVGANKVPVAFRKVFYKGFRYPLEKIEVSSKIVPYTDPEDFWKVARSEVSGYSLFIQTNSKGTVDFSGRYDGSLMDEINKYAVVASVIAEENEFDVIHAHDWLAYPAGMAAMEVSGKPLVIHVHATDFDRSGGNVNPDVYRIEKSGMDAASKIITVSNLTRDIVINKYNIHPDKVETVYNAVEPVKISENLTIHKGFDEKVVTFLGRITMQKGPEYFIEAAYKVLKVMDNVRFVMAGSGDMMERMMRRAAALKITDRFHFTGFLRGSDVFRMLDMSDVYIMPSVSEPFGISPLEAMQSNVPVIISKQSGVAEILTHAVKTDFWDIDAMADAIYGILNYPALSNMFIKNGKEEVIRLKWDNSARHVRDIYYRVTENNKN